Proteins found in one Coffea eugenioides isolate CCC68of chromosome 5, Ceug_1.0, whole genome shotgun sequence genomic segment:
- the LOC113772023 gene encoding DNA polymerase delta subunit 3 isoform X2, whose amino-acid sequence MFFAEGKLFSGFGSSLPLFGCEIRLPHADPNMAEIETLGILDEIQSLVSDKLQVVSYKWLSRNFLVSSNDAKRLLQDFVEKRGTGVEVVYTLSGWLKTDPSVYHIRLVSKPKLTEVKQEFDENCSVQIYSVQACLPKDPAVLWNAEFVQAEELFKQPHEVDNCLRDNRFCGVLNSFVKRNAEEANGTTSVLPVKTTGTSGSSGYTLANQSPTIPQPQQKKVQGSSPNVTLQSPNVVKDVKNESKPAENKLKVPQLAVNTKKVETDKNSSGTGGALANMWGRASAKSKAECASAKTNGISNSADAQICAREEIEHESSDDEGQGVNVKRSYNGEVGRKRRVVFDFSDEEDEFKDAVNLASPDPPKKKSMLDSKRSSYSSDIEKSKLNFEEEKEDKPNFKHRKETDRKSKEENLAFGNHNNMNSSSSEKVINHVPAVDTIVKDKTRDAAPNSRKRKKVLKTRIDERGREVTEVVWEGEEETKPESDTTKKADNIPASNNSNRPSAVKKSPAVTANAPLNQVGKTGSKKAGNKDPKQGNILSFFKRV is encoded by the exons ATGTTCTTTGCGGAGGGAAAATTGTTTAGCGGATTCGGTTCATCACTTCCCCTTTTCGGGTGCGAGATCAGACTGCCCCACGCCGACCCGAACATGGCAGAAATTGAAACCCTGGGTATCCTCGACGAGATACAGTCCCTCGTCTCGGATAAGCTTCAAGTG GTGTCATACAAATGGCTGAGTCGAAATTTTTTGGTGTCCTCAAACGACGCAAAAAG GCTGCTTCAGGATTTTGTTGAGAAGCGTGGGACCGGAGTAGAGGTAGTTTATACTTTGTCTGGCTGGTTGAAAACTGATCCTTCGGTTTATCATATCAGGCTTGTGTCCAAGCCTAAACTTACAG AAGTAAAGCAAGAATTTGATGAGAATTGCTCAGTTCAAATCTATAGCGTGCAAGCTTGCTTACCAAAAGACCCAGCAGTCCTTTGGAATGCTGAATTTGTCCAAGCAGAAGAGCTCTTTAAGCAGCCCCATGAAGTTGATAATTGTCTGCGAGATAACAG ATTTTGTGGAGTACTAAATTCCTTTGTCAAGAGAAATGCTGAAGAAGCAAATGGAACCACAAGTGTGCTACCAGTGAAAACTACCGGGACCTCAGGGTCATCTGGATACACCTTGGCCAACCAGAGTCCAACAATTCCACAACCGCAGCAGAAAAAGGTTCAGGGATCAAGCCCTAATGTCACATTGCAATCCCCAAATGTGGTCAAAGATGTTAAAAATGAGAGTAAGCCTGCTGAGAACAAACTGAAAGTTCCTCAATTGGCTGTTAATACAAAAAAGGTAGAGACTGATAAGAACTCTTCTGGAACCGGAGGTGCATTGGCTAATATGTGGGGTCGTGCATCTGCAAAGTCCAAAGCTGAGTGCGCCTCTGCAAAAACTAATGGCATATCAAATTCTGCAG ATGCACAAATATGTGCTCGTGAAGAAATAGAGCATGAAAGCAGTGATGATGAAGGTCAAGGTGTCAACGTCAAGCGGTCGTACAATGGCGAAGTTGGTCGGAAGAGGAGGGTTGTTTTTGACTTCTCAGACGAAGAAGACGAATTCAAAGATGCTGTCAATCTAGCATCCCCAGATCCTCCAAAGAAGAAATCAATGCTGGATTCAAAACGAAGCTCTTATTCTTCAGACATTGAGAAGAGCAAGTTGAATTTTGAGGAAGAGAAAGAAGATAAACCAAATTTCAAGCATAGAAAAGAAACCGacagaaaatcaaaggaagagAATCTAGCGTTCGGCAACCACAACAACATGAACTCTTCTTCTTCGGAGAAGGTTATAAACCATGTGCCTGCTGTTGACACAATTGTGAAGGATAAAACAAGGGATGCTGCTCCAAATTCACGTAAAAGGAAAAAAGTACTAAAAACAAGGATTGATGAGCGTGGAAGAGAAG TAACTGAGGTTGTTTGGGAGGGTGAGGAGGAGACAAAGCCTGAGAGTGACACAACAAAGAAGGCTGACAACATTCCAGCCAGCAACAATTCTAACAG ACCATCTGCTGTTAAGAAGTCACCAGCTGTAACTGCTAATGCTCCATTAAACCAAGTTGGCAAAACGGGAAGTAAGAAAGCAGGGAACAAGGATCCTAAACAAGGGAATATTCTGTCTTTTTTCAAGAGGGTTTAA
- the LOC113772023 gene encoding DNA polymerase delta subunit 3 isoform X1: MFFAEGKLFSGFGSSLPLFGCEIRLPHADPNMAEIETLGILDEIQSLVSDKLQVVSYKWLSRNFLVSSNDAKRLLQDFVEKRGTGVEVVYTLSGWLKTDPSVYHIRLVSKPKLTEVKQEFDENCSVQIYSVQACLPKDPAVLWNAEFVQAEELFKQPHEVDNCLRDNRFCGVLNSFVKRNAEEANGTTSVLPVKTTGTSGSSGYTLANQSPTIPQPQQKKVQGSSPNVTLQSPNVVKDVKNESKPAENKLKVPQLAVNTKKVETDKNSSGTGGALANMWGRASAKSKAECASAKTNGISNSAAIADAQICAREEIEHESSDDEGQGVNVKRSYNGEVGRKRRVVFDFSDEEDEFKDAVNLASPDPPKKKSMLDSKRSSYSSDIEKSKLNFEEEKEDKPNFKHRKETDRKSKEENLAFGNHNNMNSSSSEKVINHVPAVDTIVKDKTRDAAPNSRKRKKVLKTRIDERGREVTEVVWEGEEETKPESDTTKKADNIPASNNSNRPSAVKKSPAVTANAPLNQVGKTGSKKAGNKDPKQGNILSFFKRV; encoded by the exons ATGTTCTTTGCGGAGGGAAAATTGTTTAGCGGATTCGGTTCATCACTTCCCCTTTTCGGGTGCGAGATCAGACTGCCCCACGCCGACCCGAACATGGCAGAAATTGAAACCCTGGGTATCCTCGACGAGATACAGTCCCTCGTCTCGGATAAGCTTCAAGTG GTGTCATACAAATGGCTGAGTCGAAATTTTTTGGTGTCCTCAAACGACGCAAAAAG GCTGCTTCAGGATTTTGTTGAGAAGCGTGGGACCGGAGTAGAGGTAGTTTATACTTTGTCTGGCTGGTTGAAAACTGATCCTTCGGTTTATCATATCAGGCTTGTGTCCAAGCCTAAACTTACAG AAGTAAAGCAAGAATTTGATGAGAATTGCTCAGTTCAAATCTATAGCGTGCAAGCTTGCTTACCAAAAGACCCAGCAGTCCTTTGGAATGCTGAATTTGTCCAAGCAGAAGAGCTCTTTAAGCAGCCCCATGAAGTTGATAATTGTCTGCGAGATAACAG ATTTTGTGGAGTACTAAATTCCTTTGTCAAGAGAAATGCTGAAGAAGCAAATGGAACCACAAGTGTGCTACCAGTGAAAACTACCGGGACCTCAGGGTCATCTGGATACACCTTGGCCAACCAGAGTCCAACAATTCCACAACCGCAGCAGAAAAAGGTTCAGGGATCAAGCCCTAATGTCACATTGCAATCCCCAAATGTGGTCAAAGATGTTAAAAATGAGAGTAAGCCTGCTGAGAACAAACTGAAAGTTCCTCAATTGGCTGTTAATACAAAAAAGGTAGAGACTGATAAGAACTCTTCTGGAACCGGAGGTGCATTGGCTAATATGTGGGGTCGTGCATCTGCAAAGTCCAAAGCTGAGTGCGCCTCTGCAAAAACTAATGGCATATCAAATTCTGCAG CAATTGCAGATGCACAAATATGTGCTCGTGAAGAAATAGAGCATGAAAGCAGTGATGATGAAGGTCAAGGTGTCAACGTCAAGCGGTCGTACAATGGCGAAGTTGGTCGGAAGAGGAGGGTTGTTTTTGACTTCTCAGACGAAGAAGACGAATTCAAAGATGCTGTCAATCTAGCATCCCCAGATCCTCCAAAGAAGAAATCAATGCTGGATTCAAAACGAAGCTCTTATTCTTCAGACATTGAGAAGAGCAAGTTGAATTTTGAGGAAGAGAAAGAAGATAAACCAAATTTCAAGCATAGAAAAGAAACCGacagaaaatcaaaggaagagAATCTAGCGTTCGGCAACCACAACAACATGAACTCTTCTTCTTCGGAGAAGGTTATAAACCATGTGCCTGCTGTTGACACAATTGTGAAGGATAAAACAAGGGATGCTGCTCCAAATTCACGTAAAAGGAAAAAAGTACTAAAAACAAGGATTGATGAGCGTGGAAGAGAAG TAACTGAGGTTGTTTGGGAGGGTGAGGAGGAGACAAAGCCTGAGAGTGACACAACAAAGAAGGCTGACAACATTCCAGCCAGCAACAATTCTAACAG ACCATCTGCTGTTAAGAAGTCACCAGCTGTAACTGCTAATGCTCCATTAAACCAAGTTGGCAAAACGGGAAGTAAGAAAGCAGGGAACAAGGATCCTAAACAAGGGAATATTCTGTCTTTTTTCAAGAGGGTTTAA
- the LOC113770707 gene encoding ubiquitin domain-containing protein 2 produces MGCAGSSQAKGDGSAKKIRKPKPWKHPQPITNSQLVQLREEFWDTAPHYGGRKEIWDALRAAAEADINLAQAIIDSAGVIIQNPDMTVCYDERGAKYELPKYVLSEPTNLIQEG; encoded by the exons ATGGGGTGTGCTGGATCATCACAGGCCAAAGGAGATG GATCCGCGAAAAAGATTCGAAAGCCAAAACCTTGGAAACATCCACAACCAATAACGAACAGTCAGCTAGTGCAGTTGAGAGAAGAGTTTTGGGACACTGCTCCTCACTATGGTGGAAGAAAAG AAATTTGGGATGCACTTCGAGCTGCTGCTGAGGCAGACATAAACCTAGCTCAGGCAATCATCGACAGTGCTGGAGTCATCATCCAAAATCCTGATATGACGGTGTGCTATGACGAGAGAG GTGCAAAATATGAACTACCGAAGTATGTTCTGAGCGAACCAACCAACTTAATACAAGaaggttaa
- the LOC113770684 gene encoding uncharacterized protein LOC113770684 codes for MLSEERMKGSFFFLIFLTLLVAYVQFQADAAIPAGPLIKHVSSLLKWTRSSSKLPQSDGNVLQFEDGYLVETVVQGNELGVMPYKIRVSQEGELFAVDADKSNIVRITPPLSQYSRARLVAGSFQGYTGHVDGKPSDARFNHPRGITMDDKGNVYVADTANLAIRKIGESGVTTIAGGKSNVAGFRDGPSEDAKFSSDFDVIYVHSTCSLLVVDRGNAALRQISLDREDCDYQYSSVSATDILMVIGAVLIGYISCMLQQGFGSSSSSRMQANTGFETHADRQKKEKSAPVVELVKENQEAAWPSFGQLIGDLPKIAFEAFSGILTYLMPFRFSRRSARKGLTPLKDSLIMPEDEAEPQPQPQLVQKQRTLAPMSETRQAYTPNVSDRYSEVKPPKIRSSSMKDPSLPTKHRSSRRQEYAEYYASGEVPPQVQVRSKGQKERTKHRQRDKSGEVFGSSGVEHSKPVESKAVNYGDPKYGPYNMRSNYGDTFRFG; via the exons ATGCTATCTGAGGAAAGGATGAAGGGttcatttttctttctgatTTTCTTAACTCTGTTGGTGGCTTATGTTCAATTTCAAGCTGATGCTGCTATCCCTGCTG GGCCCCTGATAAAACATGTTTCATCCCTGCTCAAATGGACCAGGTCTTCCTCTAAATTGCCCCAATCTG ATGGGAATGTGCTTCAGTTTGAAGATGGCTACTTAGTAGAAACTGTTGTACAGGGGAACGAGCTTGGGGTCATGCCTTACAAAATCCGCGTGTCACAAGAAGGCGAACTGTTTGCTGTGGATGCAGATAAGAGCAACATTGTTCGGATAACTCCCCCATTATCCCAAT ATAGCAGGGCAAGGTTGGTTGCAGGGTCATTTCAAGGTTACACAGGGCATGTGGATGGAAAACCAAGTGATGCTCGGTTTAATCATCCAAGAGGAATCACCATGGATGATAAAGGAAATGTATATGTTGCTGATACAGCAAACCTTGCCATTAGAAAGATAGGAGAATCTG GTGTAAcgacaattgctggaggaaaatCAAATGTTGCAGGATTCAGGGATGGGCCAAGTGAAGATGCGAAGTTCTCATCTGAttttgatgtgatatatgttCACTCAACCTGTTCATTACTGGTTGTTGACAGAGGAAATGCTGCCCTGCGACAAATATCTCTTGACCGAGAAGATTGTGATTATCAGTACAGCTCTGTTTCAGCTACAG ATATTTTGATGGTTATTGGTGCAGTCTTGATTGGATACATTTCATGCATGCTCCAACAGGGGTTTGGTTCATCCTCCTCCTCCAGAATG CAAGCAAATACGGGGTTTGAAACTCATGCAGAccgacaaaagaaagaaaaatctgcCCCTGTGGTGGAACTTGTGAAAGAGAACCAGGAAGCTGCTTGGCCATCTTTTGGACAGCTCATTGGAGATCTACCAAAGATTGCATTCGAGGCATTTAGTGGCATCTTAACGTACCTCATGCCCTTCAGGTTTAGCCGCCGCAGTGCTAGAAAAGGCCTCACTCCATTGAAGGATTCTTTGATCATGCCTGAAGATGAAGCTGAGCCCCAGCCCCAGCCCCAGTTAGTTCAAAAGCAGAGAACTCTTGCCCCTATGTCAGAAACCAGGCAGGCTTACACACCAAATGTTAGTGATAGATATTCAGAAGTGAAGCCTCCTAAAATCCGATCGAGCAGCATGAAAGATCCGTCATTGCCAACCAAGCACAGATCCTCTAGACGACAAGAATATGCTGAATATTATGCATCAGGCGAGGTTCCTCCTCAAGTTCAAGTGAGGTCTAAAGGTCAGAAGGAAAGAACAAAACATCGACAAAGGGATAAAAGTGGAGAGGTTTTTGGATCAAGCGGGGTGGAACATTCAAAACCTGTTGAAAGCAAGGCAGTCAACTATGGTGATCCCAAGTACGGTCCTTACAACATGAGGAGCAATTATGGGGATACATTTCGTTTTGGGTAG
- the LOC113772087 gene encoding protein transport protein Sec61 subunit alpha, which yields MGGGFRVLHLVRPFLSFLPEVQSADRKIPFREKVIYTVISLFIFLVCSQLPLYGIHSTTGADPFYWMRVILASNRGTVMELGITPIVTSGLVMQLLAGSKIIEVDNNVREDRALLNGAQKLLGILIAVGEAVAYVLSGMYGSVSQLGVGNAILIILQLCFAGIIVICLDELLQKGYGLGSGISLFIATNICENIIWKAFSPTTINSGRGAEFEGAVIALFHLLITRTDKVRALREAFYRQNLPNVTNLLATILIFLIVIYFQGFRVVLPVRSKNARGQQGSYPIKLFYTSNMPIILQSALVSNLYFISQLLYRKYSGNFLVNLLGKWKESEYSGQTVPVGGLAYYITAPSSLADMAANPFHALFYIVFMLSACALFSKTWIEVSGSSARDVAKQLKEQQMVMPGHRESNLQKELNRYIPTAAAFGGICIGALTVLADFMGAIGSGTGILLAVTIIYQYFETFEKEKASELGFFGF from the exons ATGGGGGGAGGATTCAGGGTGCTTCATCTTGTTAGACCTTTTCTCTCCTTTCTACCCGAAGTTCAGAGTGCTGATAGGAAAATCCCATTCAGAGAGAAGGTTATCTATACGGTGATCTCCCTTTTCATATTTTTGGTATGCAGCCAGCTTCCGCTGTATGGCATACATTCGACAACTGGGGCAGATCCATTCTACTGGATGCGTGTTATTCTTGCCTCCAACCGTGGGACTGTGATGGAGCTTGGGATCACTCCTATCGTCACCTCTGGACTGGTTATGCAACTGTTGGCTGGTTCAAAGATCATCGAAGTAGATAACAATGTACGCGAGGATCGAGCACTTTT AAATGGTGCACAGAAGTTATTGGGGATCCTTATTGCTGTTGGTGAAGCGGTTGCCTATGTTCTCTCAGGGATGTATGGAAGCGTTAGCCAACTTGGAGTTGGAAATGCAATTCTTATAATTCTCCAACTCTGCTTTGCTGGTATTATTGTGATTTGTCTAGATGAACTTCTCCAAAAAGGATATGGTCTAGGCTCTGGGATTTCACTTTTCATTGCCACCAACATTTG TGAAAACATCATTTGGAAAGCTTTTAGCCCAACCACAATTAACAGTGGTCGTGGAGCTGAATTCGAAGGCGCTGTAATTGCTCTATTCCATTTGCTAATAACTCGAACAGACAAGGTTCGTGCACTTCGTGAAGCATTCTATCGGCAGAATCTTCCGAATGTGACCAACTTGCTTGCCACAATCTTGATCTTTCTTATTGTGATCTACTTCCAAGGCTTCCGTGTGGTTTTGCCGGTGAGGTCTAAGAATGCCCGTGGACAGCAGGGTTCATATCCAATCAAGCTGTTCTATACTTCCAATATGCCCATTATTCTACAATCTGCTCTGGTGTCCAATCTCTACTTCATTTCTCAG TTACTGTACAGGAAGTACAGTGGAAATTTCCTAGTGAACCTTTTGGGGAAGTGGAAGGAATCAGAATATTCTGGCCAAACAGTCCCTGTTGGAGGCCTTGCTTATTATATTACTGCTCCATCAAG CTTGGCAGATATGGCAGCCAATCCATTTCATGCACTTTTTTACATTGTTTTTATGCTGTCAGCATGTGCATTGTTCTCAAAAACCTGGATTGAAGTGTCAGGATCCTCTGCTAGAGATGTGGCCAAGCAGCTTAAG GAACAACAAATGGTGATGCCTGGGCATCGTGAATCCAATCTACAGAAGGAGCTGAACCGTTACATACCCACAGCAGCAGCTTTTGGTGGCATCTGTATTGGTGCACTCACTGTTTTGGCAGATTTCATGGGGGCAATTGGTTCGGGAACAGGGATTTTGCTAGCTGTTACGATCATATACCAGTATTTTGAGACATTTGAGAAGGAAAAGGCTAGTGAGCTTGGTTTCTTTGGCTTCTAA
- the LOC113770137 gene encoding protein GRAVITROPIC IN THE LIGHT 1, with the protein MDSVDRSAVTPNKSKSRLARTFAKVLHIRAVTGIAPDDGIQKINSPENVKSNLVKNKSHLQPFDDEDEKLCSRAATEAFVAKLFASVSSVKAAYAQLQYAQSPYDPDGIQTADEMVVSELKNVSELKQCYLKKQIDESSPETTQILAEIQEQKSLLKTYEIMGKKLDSQLKLKDSELTFLREKLEEANKENKLLEKRLNSSGQLSSALDNVHLSSLSPSHFITFVRQTIKSIRSFVRLLISEMESAEWDLDAAASSIEPGVAFWKNSHKCYAFESFVCREMFDGFNQPDFSVSKESLPEQKKRQRVFFERFRELKSVKPMDYLAWKPKSAFAKFCRAKYLTLIHPKMETSLFGNLDQRNLANAGEYPETTFFAAFAEMAKRIWLLHCLALSFKPEASIFQVDKRSRFSEVYMESVSEEAFLSSDGSPESEPRVAFTVFPGFRIGKTAVQCQVYLC; encoded by the coding sequence ATGGATTCGGTTGACAGGTCTGCAGTTACCCCAAATAAGAGCAAGAGTAGATTGGCGCGCACGTTTGCTAAGGTTTTGCACATTCGAGCAGTAACTGGGATAGCTCCAGATGATGGAATCCAGAAGATTAATTCCCCTGAAAATGTTAAGAGTAATTTGGTAAAGAACAAAAGCCATTTGCAGCCATTTGATGATGAGGACGAGAAGCTGTGCAGTAGAGCGGCTACAGAGGCATTTGTAGCCAAGCTTTTTGCCAGTGTCTCATCTGTTAAAGCAGCGTACGCCCAGCTTCAATATGCTCAGTCTCCTTACGATCCTGATGGAATTCAGACAGCAGATGAGATGGTGGTATCAGAGTTGAAGAATGTGTCAGAACTGAAGCAATGTTACTTGAAGAAGCAAATCGATGAATCTTCCCCTGAAACCACTCAGATCTTGGCCGAAATTCAGGAGCAGAAGAGCTTGCTGAAAACATACGAAATAATGGGGAAGAAACTAGATTCGCAGCTCAAACTGAAGGACTCCGAGCTCACATTTCTCAGAGAGAAACTGGAGGAAGCCAATAAAGAGAACAAGTTGCTAGAGAAGAGATTGAATTCAAGCGGGCAGTTATCATCAGCTCTTGATAACGTTCACTTGTCAAGCTTAAGCCCCAGTCACTTTATTACATTTGTTCGGCAGACAATTAAGTCTATTCGGAGCTTTGTTCGGTTGCTCATCAGTGAGATGGAATCTGCAGAGTGGGATCTAGATGCTGCTGCCAGTTCAATTGAGCCTGGCGTTGCCTTTTGGAAAAACAGCCATAAATGCTATGCATTCGAGTCATTTGTCTGCCGGGAAATGTTTGATGGTTTCAATCAGCCCGACTTCTCAGTTTCAAAGGAATCTTTGCCTGAGCAGAAGAAACGGCAACGGGTATTCTTTGAAAGATTCAGGGAATTGAAGTCTGTGAAACCAATGGATTACCTAGCTTGGAAGCCTAAATCCGCATTTGCAAAATTCTGTCGCGCTAAATACTTGACACTGATTCATCCCAAGATGGAAACATCTCTTTTCGGCAATTTGGACCAGAGAAATTTAGCGAATGCAGGGGAATACCCAGAGACAACGTTTTTTGCTGCGTTTGCAGAGATGGCGAAGCGCATTTGGCTACTACATTGCCTTGCCTTATCTTTCAAACCGGAAGCCTCAATCTTTCAAGTGGACAAGAGAAGTAGATTCTCAGAAGTTTACATGGAAAGCGTGAGCGAGGAAGCATTCCTGTCATCTGATGGTTCGCCGGAATCCGAGCCTCGGGTGGCTTTTACGGTATTTCCAGGGTTTAGGATAGGCAAAACTGCTGTTCAGTGTCAGGTTTATCTTTGCTAG